From Campylobacteraceae bacterium, one genomic window encodes:
- a CDS encoding helix-turn-helix transcriptional regulator: MISEEIIEKCPVETALDVLAGKWKILILWYLRAETKRFNELQKLMPRTTQKMLIQKLRELENDGLVNRKVYPVVPPKVEYSLTSYGESLKPILKSLYLWGEIHKKNKSYEEA; the protein is encoded by the coding sequence ATGATTAGTGAAGAAATAATTGAAAAATGCCCTGTTGAAACAGCTCTTGATGTGTTAGCAGGAAAGTGGAAAATATTAATTTTGTGGTATTTACGCGCAGAAACAAAACGTTTCAATGAATTGCAAAAATTAATGCCAAGAACCACACAAAAAATGTTAATTCAAAAACTAAGAGAATTGGAAAACGATGGTTTGGTAAATAGAAAAGTGTATCCTGTAGTTCCTCCCAAAGTAGAGTATTCTTTGACTTCTTATGGAGAAAGTTTAAAACCTATTTTAAAAAGCCTTTATTTATGGGGTGAAATACACAAAAAAAACAAGAGCTACGAAGAAGCTTGA
- a CDS encoding ABC transporter ATP-binding protein: protein MENILEIKNLSMQSDVDILKNVSIKIKKAQTLALVGQSGSGKSMLAHAILNLLPRGANFKLQGEISFQDKDILSLKKSELEKLRGKEISMIFQEPMTALNPLHKIKAQIEEIIYTHNLISKSELSKRAISLLEKVELHKYGNLEKIASSYPHELSGGQRQRVMIAMAIANKPKLLIADEPTTALDLTIQYQILNLLKKLQEEENMSILLITHDLNVVKKYADYIYVINEGEILEHNNNKELFLEPKHAYTKMLLESTLSPNPYVKKDQVSILSIKNLSVNFPIKKGIFKRVVDNFIAVDNISFSLLKGESFGIIGESGSGKSTLAQAILSLQDSKGEIYFLNKNIKDLSKNDLRNMRADMQIVFQDPFNSLNPRMSVYEIISEGLDIHTKLNKEEKEQKVIDILKEVSLEKESMNKYPHEFSGGQRQRIAVARALILEPKLLILDEPTSALDRQVQFQLLELLKSLQKKYKLTYIFISHDLEVIQSICNQVAVMKESKFVEINETTSLFTNPQHVYTKELIQASS from the coding sequence ATGGAAAATATTCTAGAAATTAAAAATTTAAGCATGCAAAGTGATGTTGATATTTTAAAAAATGTTAGCATCAAGATTAAAAAAGCCCAAACATTAGCTTTAGTGGGGCAAAGTGGTAGTGGTAAATCCATGCTGGCCCATGCCATTTTAAACTTACTTCCAAGAGGCGCAAATTTTAAACTACAAGGAGAAATTTCTTTTCAAGATAAAGATATTCTAAGTTTAAAAAAAAGTGAGCTTGAAAAATTAAGAGGCAAAGAAATTTCAATGATTTTTCAAGAACCAATGACGGCCCTAAATCCTTTGCACAAAATAAAAGCGCAAATAGAAGAAATCATTTATACCCACAATTTAATTTCTAAAAGCGAACTTTCCAAAAGGGCTATTTCTTTATTGGAAAAAGTAGAATTACATAAATATGGGAATTTAGAAAAAATTGCTTCTTCTTATCCTCATGAACTAAGTGGAGGTCAGCGGCAACGAGTAATGATAGCTATGGCAATAGCTAATAAACCCAAACTATTAATTGCAGATGAACCAACAACTGCACTAGATTTGACCATACAGTATCAAATTCTAAACCTTCTTAAAAAACTACAAGAAGAAGAAAATATGAGCATTTTATTAATCACTCATGATTTAAATGTGGTAAAAAAATATGCCGATTATATTTATGTGATTAATGAAGGTGAAATACTTGAGCATAATAACAATAAAGAATTATTTTTAGAACCCAAACATGCTTATACAAAAATGCTTTTAGAAAGTACCTTAAGTCCCAACCCTTATGTAAAAAAAGATCAAGTAAGCATTCTTAGTATTAAAAACTTGTCTGTAAACTTTCCTATTAAAAAGGGAATATTCAAACGTGTGGTTGATAACTTTATAGCAGTAGATAATATTAGTTTTTCCCTTTTAAAAGGCGAAAGTTTTGGAATAATAGGGGAGAGTGGTTCTGGAAAATCTACGCTGGCTCAGGCTATTTTATCTTTGCAAGACTCAAAAGGTGAAATTTATTTTTTAAATAAAAATATAAAAGACTTAAGCAAAAACGACTTAAGAAATATGAGAGCAGATATGCAAATTGTTTTTCAAGACCCTTTTAATTCTTTAAATCCAAGAATGAGTGTTTATGAAATTATATCTGAGGGTTTAGATATTCATACAAAATTAAATAAAGAAGAAAAAGAGCAAAAAGTAATTGATATTTTAAAAGAAGTTTCTTTAGAAAAAGAGTCTATGAATAAATACCCTCATGAGTTTTCAGGAGGACAACGCCAAAGAATAGCAGTTGCTAGGGCCCTCATATTAGAACCCAAACTTCTAATTTTAGATGAGCCAACATCAGCACTTGATAGACAAGTACAGTTTCAACTGCTTGAGCTTTTAAAGTCTTTGCAAAAAAAATACAAACTTACTTATATTTTTATTTCTCATGATTTAGAAGTAATTCAAAGTATTTGTAATCAAGTTGCTGTTATGAAAGAAAGTAAATTTGTCGAAATAAACGAAACTACTTCTTTATTTACAAATCCGCAGCATGTTTATACCAAAGAATTAATTCAAGCTTCTTCGTAG
- a CDS encoding ABC transporter permease, with amino-acid sequence MQSIRDKRIAVFKSNKRGYYSLWVFSIIFSLTLFAEFIANDKPLFVKYNNDYYMPVFNEYAETVFGGEFESEADYKDEYVQDLINENGYLVWPLIPYSYHSIKLDAKEAFPSAPSLENYLGTDDQGRDVLSRVIYGFRISILFGLLLTIFSSIIGVMVGAVQGYYGGKVDLLGQRFIEIWAGLPTLYLLMILANYIQPSFWWLLGLLLLFSWTALVGVVRAEFLRARNFEYVKAARALGQSDFNIMKKHILPNALIATLTFMPFILSGSITTLTSLDFLGFGLPAGSPSLGELLAQGKANMHAPWLGISAFVVLSLLLSLLVFIGEAFRDALDPRIAQGT; translated from the coding sequence ATGCAAAGTATAAGAGATAAAAGAATTGCTGTATTTAAAAGTAATAAAAGGGGCTATTATTCTTTATGGGTTTTTTCTATAATTTTTAGCCTTACTTTGTTTGCTGAATTTATAGCCAATGACAAACCTTTATTTGTTAAATACAACAATGATTATTATATGCCTGTTTTTAATGAATATGCAGAAACCGTTTTTGGCGGAGAGTTTGAGAGTGAAGCAGATTATAAAGACGAGTATGTACAAGACTTAATCAATGAAAATGGGTACTTAGTATGGCCCTTGATTCCTTACTCCTATCACAGTATTAAACTGGACGCTAAAGAGGCTTTTCCCTCTGCACCTAGTTTAGAAAACTACTTAGGAACAGATGACCAAGGAAGAGACGTATTAAGTCGTGTTATATATGGTTTTAGAATATCCATTTTATTTGGTTTACTCTTAACTATTTTTTCATCTATTATTGGAGTAATGGTAGGAGCTGTGCAAGGATATTATGGAGGGAAAGTAGATTTATTAGGTCAGCGCTTTATTGAAATATGGGCAGGTTTACCTACACTTTATTTATTAATGATTTTAGCCAATTATATTCAGCCTTCTTTTTGGTGGTTACTGGGTTTATTGCTTCTTTTTTCTTGGACAGCACTTGTAGGCGTTGTACGTGCAGAGTTTTTACGTGCACGTAATTTTGAGTATGTAAAAGCAGCCAGGGCTTTGGGTCAGAGTGATTTTAATATTATGAAAAAACATATTTTGCCCAATGCGCTTATTGCAACCCTAACCTTTATGCCATTTATTTTATCAGGAAGTATAACCACACTTACTTCTTTAGATTTTTTAGGCTTTGGACTTCCAGCTGGAAGCCCTAGTTTAGGGGAGTTATTAGCCCAAGGTAAAGCCAATATGCATGCGCCTTGGTTAGGAATCTCTGCTTTTGTTGTTTTATCACTACTTTTATCTTTATTAGTATTCATAGGCGAAGCGTTTAGAGATGCCCTAGACCCTAGAATTGCACAAGGCACATAA
- a CDS encoding microcin C ABC transporter permease YejB encodes MSAYILRRLLFIIPTLLGIMTINFFIVQTSPGGPVEKMILQIQGAEDTALSRIAGSSQGDLVNANSNEGKNSLYQGASGLDPELIKDIEKLYGFDKPLWERYLMMLKNYALFDFGESFFKNASVIELVKEKLPVSISLGIWSTLIIYLISIPLGIKKALKHGSKFDIYSSTIVILGSAIPGFLFAILLIILFAGGNYLDLFPLRGITSDNFDSLGFFAQIKDYIWHMFLPIMAMVIGGFATLTMLTKNSFLDEIGKQYVLTAQAKGLSESSVLYKHVFRNAMLIIISGFPAAFISMFFTGSLLIEIIFSLDGIGLLGFEAALYRDYPVMFATLYIFTLMGLVVSLISDLVYTYVDPRINFEKN; translated from the coding sequence ATGAGTGCTTATATTCTAAGACGTCTTTTATTTATTATTCCTACTCTCCTAGGAATCATGACTATTAATTTTTTCATTGTTCAAACCTCACCTGGAGGTCCTGTTGAAAAAATGATTTTACAAATACAAGGTGCTGAAGATACTGCTTTAAGTAGAATTGCGGGTTCTTCCCAAGGAGATTTAGTAAATGCAAATTCGAATGAAGGAAAAAACTCTCTGTATCAAGGCGCATCTGGTTTGGATCCTGAACTCATAAAAGACATTGAAAAACTCTATGGTTTCGATAAACCTTTGTGGGAGCGATATTTAATGATGTTAAAGAATTATGCTCTCTTTGATTTTGGAGAAAGTTTTTTTAAAAATGCCTCTGTTATAGAACTTGTAAAAGAAAAACTTCCTGTCTCCATATCTTTAGGTATTTGGTCAACACTTATTATTTATTTAATCTCCATTCCTTTGGGCATAAAAAAAGCCTTAAAACATGGATCTAAATTTGATATTTACAGCTCAACTATAGTCATTTTAGGTTCTGCAATTCCTGGTTTTTTATTCGCCATTTTATTGATTATTCTTTTTGCGGGTGGCAATTATTTGGACCTTTTTCCTTTAAGAGGAATTACCAGTGACAATTTTGATTCTTTGGGATTTTTTGCACAAATCAAAGATTATATTTGGCATATGTTTTTACCCATTATGGCTATGGTTATTGGAGGTTTTGCAACCCTAACCATGCTTACTAAAAACTCTTTTTTGGATGAAATTGGAAAACAATATGTTTTGACAGCACAAGCTAAAGGATTAAGTGAGTCTTCTGTTTTATACAAACATGTATTTAGAAATGCAATGTTAATTATCATTTCAGGTTTTCCAGCCGCTTTTATTTCTATGTTTTTTACAGGCTCACTCTTAATTGAAATTATCTTTTCTTTAGATGGTATCGGGCTTTTAGGTTTTGAAGCTGCTTTGTATAGAGACTATCCTGTAATGTTTGCTACTTTATATATTTTTACGCTTATGGGTTTAGTGGTTTCACTAATATCAGATCTTGTTTATACCTATGTAGATCCAAGAATCAATTTTGAGAAGAATTAA
- a CDS encoding ABC transporter substrate-binding protein, with amino-acid sequence MNKILFIVLILSANIYAKKESYMSLGTTPKYQKNFTHFDYVNPKAKKGGTYKQASRGTYDSFNPFILKGLSASGIGLLYDTLMSASADESSVYYPLIAKEVEIDENNNWVIFYINENARFSDGSHVRAEDVKFSFDILIEKGSPQYKRYYSDIKDVEVLNDLSVRFNFKTNTNKELPVILVSLNIMSKKFWSDKDFIKADDTVPLGSGPYLIDSYKFGKYIKYKRNKNYWAKDLNVNLGSYNFNKIQYDYYKDQSVTLEAFKAGEFDYREEYTAKTWATMYKGKNFDNGLIKTENRMHENPQGMQAFGFNLRNPLFKNKEIRKAINLAFDFEWTNKQLFFSQYKRSQSYFDNSELSSSGLPSKEELLLLNPLKNQIPSSVFQEEFKTNITKGSGKIRKELRAALKILKKEGWSFKNKVLVKDGKEFVFEILLYQPNFERVVQPFIKNLKKIGIIASLKVLDAVSYSNKVKNYDFDMMVISYPVSLSPGNELKYFWGSLSADIRGSQNYMGIKNPAIDTLIDHVIIAKNRKELLTSVKALDRVMLNNYYVIPQWHSSSYRIAYWNKFNQPKIHPKYSIGIMTWWFKDEYLKDK; translated from the coding sequence ATTAACAAAATACTTTTCATTGTTTTAATTTTATCAGCAAATATTTATGCTAAAAAAGAAAGTTATATGAGTTTAGGAACTACTCCCAAATATCAAAAAAACTTCACCCATTTTGATTATGTTAATCCAAAAGCCAAAAAAGGTGGAACATATAAACAAGCTTCACGTGGCACTTATGATTCTTTTAATCCTTTTATTCTTAAAGGTTTGAGTGCCTCTGGAATTGGATTGTTATACGATACTTTAATGAGTGCAAGTGCAGATGAATCTTCTGTGTATTATCCTTTAATTGCAAAAGAAGTGGAAATTGATGAAAATAATAACTGGGTCATATTTTATATTAATGAAAACGCTCGTTTTTCTGATGGTTCGCACGTAAGGGCAGAAGATGTAAAATTCTCTTTTGATATTTTAATAGAAAAAGGAAGCCCTCAATACAAGAGATATTATTCAGATATTAAAGACGTAGAAGTATTAAATGATTTAAGCGTTAGATTTAATTTCAAAACCAATACCAATAAAGAGCTCCCTGTAATTTTAGTTTCTTTAAATATTATGTCTAAAAAGTTTTGGAGTGATAAAGACTTTATAAAAGCAGACGATACTGTTCCTTTAGGCTCAGGCCCTTATTTAATTGACTCATATAAGTTTGGTAAATACATAAAATATAAACGCAACAAAAACTACTGGGCAAAAGACTTAAATGTTAATCTTGGTTCTTATAATTTTAATAAAATTCAATACGATTATTATAAAGACCAAAGCGTAACACTAGAAGCTTTTAAAGCAGGTGAATTTGATTACAGAGAAGAATACACAGCAAAAACATGGGCAACTATGTATAAAGGTAAAAACTTTGATAATGGCTTAATTAAAACAGAAAACAGAATGCATGAAAACCCACAAGGCATGCAAGCGTTTGGTTTTAATTTACGAAATCCATTATTTAAAAATAAAGAAATACGAAAAGCTATTAATTTGGCTTTTGATTTCGAATGGACCAATAAACAACTCTTTTTTTCCCAATATAAAAGAAGTCAATCTTATTTTGATAACAGTGAATTAAGCTCATCTGGTCTTCCTTCAAAAGAAGAATTACTTTTATTAAATCCTTTAAAAAATCAAATTCCTTCAAGTGTATTTCAAGAAGAATTTAAAACCAATATTACAAAAGGCAGTGGAAAAATAAGAAAAGAATTAAGAGCTGCACTTAAAATTCTTAAAAAAGAAGGTTGGAGTTTTAAAAATAAAGTTTTGGTAAAAGATGGAAAAGAATTTGTTTTTGAAATTTTACTTTACCAGCCCAATTTTGAAAGAGTGGTTCAGCCTTTTATAAAAAATCTCAAAAAAATAGGGATAATAGCTTCTTTAAAAGTACTTGATGCTGTTTCATACAGCAATAAAGTGAAAAACTATGATTTTGATATGATGGTTATTTCTTATCCTGTTTCTTTAAGTCCAGGCAATGAATTAAAATATTTCTGGGGCTCTTTGAGTGCTGATATTAGGGGAAGTCAAAACTATATGGGTATTAAAAACCCTGCAATAGATACATTAATTGATCATGTTATTATTGCAAAAAACAGAAAAGAACTGCTAACTTCTGTTAAAGCACTTGATAGAGTAATGTTAAACAATTATTATGTTATTCCTCAATGGCACAGTTCATCTTATAGAATTGCGTATTGGAATAAATTTAACCAGCCTAAAATTCATCCAAAATACAGTATTGGAATAATGACGTGGTGGTTTAAAGATGAATATTTAAAAGATAAATAA
- a CDS encoding ABC transporter permease: protein MENIPLINLFYSLFPLLIVGYFYYKYTDNKYEIFYSTLRMILQLLLIGYGLLFIFDNKNLGLGLLIVLFMLVVSCMIILRNTKNKSKEHYFTIFLASSLSSLSNLFIVLVFVLEIKTYEPSIIIPIAGMIFANTMNSVSICIERFEKEIELNSFIKAREYAFKASLIPQINSLLAVGLVSLPGMMTGQILAGIDPLIAVRYQIMIMIMLLSTAGLSIIIYFALIKRYKMYA, encoded by the coding sequence ATGGAAAATATTCCTTTAATAAATTTATTCTATTCCTTATTTCCACTTTTAATTGTAGGATATTTTTATTATAAATATACGGATAACAAATATGAGATTTTTTATTCAACGCTTAGAATGATTTTACAATTACTTTTAATTGGTTATGGCCTCTTGTTCATTTTTGATAATAAAAACTTAGGCCTTGGTCTTTTAATTGTATTATTTATGTTAGTGGTATCGTGTATGATAATATTAAGAAATACAAAAAATAAAAGTAAAGAACATTATTTCACTATATTTTTAGCTTCTTCTTTATCTTCTTTAAGTAATTTATTTATTGTACTTGTTTTTGTTTTGGAAATAAAAACCTATGAACCAAGTATAATTATTCCTATTGCTGGTATGATTTTTGCGAATACTATGAACTCTGTGTCAATTTGTATTGAACGTTTTGAAAAAGAAATAGAATTAAATTCTTTTATTAAAGCACGAGAATATGCATTTAAGGCTTCTTTAATCCCACAAATAAACTCACTTTTAGCTGTTGGTTTGGTATCATTACCAGGTATGATGACCGGACAAATTTTAGCAGGAATAGATCCTTTAATAGCGGTTCGTTATCAAATTATGATTATGATTATGTTATTAAGTACAGCAGGATTATCAATTATTATCTATTTCGCTTTGATTAAAAGATATAAAATGTATGCCTAA
- a CDS encoding NAD(P)H-dependent glycerol-3-phosphate dehydrogenase: MLSTQAKIAVIGAGKWGQALHCALSHKQEVLITSRTPRDIKNFTNLHAALECEYLIIAIPAQEISSWLKKNFVFKNQKILVASKGIEANTGKFLNEIYNEFVPSSHVAYISGPSFASEVMQNLPTALVINAEKKDIYNEFSTFFPSFIKTYYSSDVIGAEIAGAYKNVLAIASGVCDGLKLGNNARASLISRGLVEMTRFGLAFGAKEETFLGLSGAGDLFLTASSTLSRNYRVGLGLAQNKSLDNILEDLGEVAEGVKTSVAIQKLSEEKNIYTPIANEVKLALEGKNPKKSLQDLLGS, translated from the coding sequence ATGCTTAGTACTCAAGCAAAAATAGCTGTAATAGGCGCAGGAAAATGGGGACAAGCTCTACATTGTGCTTTAAGTCATAAACAAGAAGTTTTAATCACTTCAAGAACTCCAAGAGATATTAAAAACTTTACAAACCTTCACGCTGCTTTAGAATGTGAATATCTAATTATTGCCATTCCCGCACAAGAAATATCCAGCTGGTTAAAAAAGAATTTTGTTTTTAAAAATCAAAAAATTCTAGTAGCTTCTAAAGGCATTGAAGCAAATACAGGTAAGTTTTTAAATGAGATTTACAATGAATTTGTTCCAAGCTCACATGTAGCCTATATCTCAGGTCCTTCTTTTGCATCAGAAGTAATGCAAAATTTACCTACTGCTTTAGTAATTAATGCTGAAAAAAAAGATATTTACAATGAATTTTCAACTTTTTTTCCAAGTTTTATTAAAACCTATTATTCTTCCGATGTAATAGGAGCAGAAATTGCAGGAGCTTATAAAAATGTACTTGCAATTGCTTCAGGTGTTTGTGATGGTTTAAAATTAGGGAACAATGCAAGAGCTTCTTTAATATCAAGAGGTTTGGTTGAAATGACACGTTTTGGCCTGGCTTTTGGTGCCAAAGAAGAAACATTTTTAGGCTTAAGCGGCGCTGGGGATTTATTTTTAACAGCAAGTTCTACCTTGAGTAGAAACTACAGAGTGGGATTAGGTTTAGCCCAAAATAAAAGCCTCGATAATATTTTAGAAGACTTAGGAGAAGTTGCAGAGGGGGTAAAAACCTCGGTAGCAATTCAAAAACTATCAGAAGAAAAAAATATTTATACCCCCATTGCTAATGAAGTAAAATTAGCACTAGAAGGAAAGAATCCAAAAAAATCTTTGCAAGACTTATTGGGAAGTTAA
- the gatB gene encoding Asp-tRNA(Asn)/Glu-tRNA(Gln) amidotransferase subunit GatB: MFEVVIGLEVHAQLNTKTKLFCSCATSFGAKPNTNVCPTCLGLPGALPVINKEAVQKAIQLGTAIKSKINQTSVFNRKNYFYPDLPSGYQISQFEVPVVDLGELVIDFPDGRSKTIGITRAHLENDAGKNIHENNYSKVDLNRAGTPLLEIVSEPDMRSSEEAILYLKKLHSIVRYLEISDANMQEGSFRCDVNISIRPKGETKLYTRCEIKNMNSFKFIEKAIRFEVARHIEAWEDGVHATEIVQETRLYDEATGETRSMRGKEDAAEYRYFPDPDLLPLIISDEMLEEYSKIPELPDEKKARYVKDYGMKEYDASLLTSSLDMARFFEEMMTSNIKAKNATTWLSVELKARLKEGVTLTNSPVNATKLAQLVQNIENGTISGKAAKEVLDYLMDNDVEIEEVIDTLGLKQVSDDGAILKIIDEILAANTNKVEEYKSGKEKLFGFFVGQTMKASKGSANPAKVNELLKQRLA; the protein is encoded by the coding sequence ATGTTTGAAGTAGTAATAGGACTAGAAGTTCATGCTCAATTAAATACAAAAACAAAACTATTTTGTTCTTGTGCAACCAGTTTTGGAGCAAAACCAAATACAAATGTATGTCCTACATGTTTAGGATTACCAGGAGCGCTTCCTGTTATTAATAAAGAAGCGGTTCAAAAAGCAATACAATTAGGTACAGCAATTAAGTCAAAAATAAATCAAACATCTGTTTTTAATAGAAAAAATTACTTTTATCCTGATTTACCTTCTGGTTATCAAATTTCACAATTTGAAGTACCTGTTGTTGATTTAGGAGAATTAGTAATTGATTTTCCTGATGGAAGAAGTAAAACAATTGGAATTACAAGAGCTCACCTAGAAAATGATGCTGGAAAAAATATTCATGAAAACAATTATTCAAAAGTAGATTTAAACAGAGCAGGGACACCTCTTTTAGAAATAGTTTCAGAACCGGATATGAGATCAAGTGAAGAAGCTATTTTATATCTTAAAAAACTTCATTCAATTGTACGTTATTTAGAAATTTCTGATGCAAATATGCAAGAAGGATCTTTCAGATGTGATGTGAATATTTCTATTAGACCAAAGGGTGAAACAAAACTTTATACCCGTTGTGAAATTAAAAATATGAACTCTTTTAAATTTATTGAAAAAGCAATCAGATTTGAAGTAGCAAGACATATTGAAGCATGGGAAGATGGAGTTCACGCTACTGAAATTGTTCAAGAAACAAGATTATATGATGAAGCAACGGGTGAGACCAGATCTATGAGAGGGAAAGAAGATGCGGCAGAATATAGGTATTTTCCAGACCCAGATTTATTGCCTTTAATTATAAGCGATGAAATGCTTGAAGAGTATTCAAAAATTCCTGAACTTCCAGATGAGAAAAAAGCACGTTATGTAAAAGATTATGGAATGAAAGAATACGATGCTTCTCTTCTTACTTCATCTTTGGATATGGCACGGTTTTTTGAAGAAATGATGACTTCCAACATTAAAGCAAAAAATGCAACTACTTGGTTAAGCGTTGAATTAAAAGCCAGGTTAAAAGAAGGGGTTACCCTTACTAATTCCCCTGTAAATGCAACAAAACTTGCACAATTGGTGCAAAATATTGAGAATGGAACAATCTCAGGAAAAGCAGCAAAAGAAGTTCTTGATTATTTAATGGATAATGATGTTGAAATTGAAGAAGTTATTGATACTCTTGGTTTAAAACAAGTTTCAGATGATGGTGCTATTTTAAAAATTATTGATGAAATTTTAGCTGCGAATACTAATAAAGTGGAAGAATACAAAAGTGGAAAAGAAAAATTATTTGGTTTTTTCGTAGGCCAAACAATGAAAGCTTCTAAAGGAAGTGCAAATCCTGCAAAAGTAAACGAACTTTTAAAACAAAGACTTGCATAA
- a CDS encoding peptidyl-prolyl cis-trans isomerase: MHKIFLSLIFLSVYSLAGLINAVAVKINNDVITLFDIDQIVLEKNISKNNAVTYLIDKALFAQEIKKQNISVDIFDTNKYLEKLAAANGMDLYNFKSLIKQKYKNQSIFDDEIKERILKEKLTQSLLRGNLTVATQEDMKLYYDNNQNQYQSSVSYEVIQYASKNRRALLLTKKNPMALIKELKKKEVTLENSKLSSQIKYILNETKAGEYTSIFTANKHYVMLYIKKKNGLKTQNFEEVKSLIFNQIMSEREKRFLDEHFKKARITANIEVIR, translated from the coding sequence ATGCACAAAATTTTTCTAAGCCTTATTTTTTTAAGTGTTTACTCTCTTGCTGGGCTAATAAATGCCGTTGCCGTAAAAATAAATAACGATGTAATTACACTTTTTGATATTGATCAAATAGTACTTGAAAAAAATATAAGTAAAAACAATGCAGTAACTTACCTTATTGATAAAGCTTTATTTGCTCAAGAAATTAAAAAACAAAATATTTCTGTTGATATTTTTGATACAAACAAATATCTGGAAAAATTAGCAGCTGCTAATGGTATGGATTTATATAATTTTAAATCACTAATAAAACAAAAATATAAAAACCAAAGTATTTTTGATGATGAAATTAAAGAACGTATCTTAAAAGAAAAATTAACACAAAGTTTATTAAGAGGTAATTTAACAGTTGCAACACAAGAAGATATGAAATTGTATTATGACAATAATCAAAACCAATATCAATCTTCTGTTTCATATGAAGTAATTCAATATGCAAGTAAAAATAGAAGAGCCTTACTTTTAACTAAAAAAAACCCAATGGCACTTATAAAAGAGCTTAAGAAAAAAGAAGTTACGCTGGAAAATTCAAAATTAAGTTCACAAATAAAGTATATTCTTAATGAAACAAAAGCAGGAGAGTATACCTCTATTTTCACAGCGAATAAACATTATGTAATGTTATATATCAAAAAGAAAAATGGTCTTAAAACTCAAAATTTCGAAGAAGTTAAAAGCCTTATTTTTAACCAAATCATGAGTGAAAGAGAAAAAAGATTCTTAGATGAACATTTTAAGAAAGCAAGAATAACAGCTAATATAGAAGTAATAAGATAA